The following is a genomic window from Salarias fasciatus chromosome 10, fSalaFa1.1, whole genome shotgun sequence.
ATTAGTTAAAGACAGGCTTATAATCCTAGTATTTGCATCCATTAAAGAcccaaagcaaaacacaaatataacaGGGATGTAATAGATTGCTATCAATGAAATGTGACCCATGCATGTTTTAAAGGCTTTCACTCGTCCCTGAACTGTGGTAATCTTTGACAAAGCACGAATAATACAGCAATAACTAACCAAGATAAATATCAACGGTATCCAAACAACAAGAATCGGGGCTAATCCTGCGATGCCACGATTTGGAGTGACATCGTTGCAACCAAGTCGATATACAGGACCGTGGTCACAGTAGAAACTCTTGATAACCACTGACGTACAGAAAGAAAGTCTTGTGAGAAGGCCGACTGCAGTGAGAGTCACTGTAACAGCAAAGAGCCAGAAAAAAGCGATCACAGACAGCATGAATCTGTGTGTCACCTTCACCTGATAGTGCAGTGGATAGAGGATGGCCATCAGTCTGTCAATAGAGAGCACAGCCAGATTAAGAGACTGCATTGAAATTAGAgtcaagcagaaaaacatgtaGGTTAAACAGTTATTGTAGGAAATGTAGCGATGGTTGAACAGAAAAGTATCAATAACTTTTGGTACCAAAGCAGAGCTACTTAACAAGTCTGTCAATGCCAGATTGAAAACCGCAACATGTTTCGGACTTCT
Proteins encoded in this region:
- the LOC115395209 gene encoding olfactory receptor 6C4-like — protein: MDVFNAALKDNITFVRPAYFVISGFVGIPNIKYYFVFLFFVYSLSFIGNVTVMTVIMMDHTLRSPKHVAVFNLALTDLLSSSALVPKVIDTFLFNHRYISYNNCLTYMFFCLTLISMQSLNLAVLSIDRLMAILYPLHYQVKVTHRFMLSVIAFFWLFAVTVTLTAVGLLTRLSFCTSVVIKSFYCDHGPVYRLGCNDVTPNRGIAGLAPILVVWIPLIFILVSYCCIIRALSKITTVQGRVKAFKTCMGHISLIAIYYIPVIFVFCFGSLMDANTRIISLSLTNILIPMLNPIVYVFQTQEIKVSLKKILKIKA